A window of Primulina tabacum isolate GXHZ01 chromosome 4, ASM2559414v2, whole genome shotgun sequence contains these coding sequences:
- the LOC142543624 gene encoding beta-glucuronosyltransferase GlcAT14A-like isoform X2: protein MGAERKWLFSLFSAAFVSFLMFLSFISGFSSTNYKDFSSHKPFDSAVLRGPGHPPAFAYYIFGGRGDGERIFRLLLAVYHPRNRYLLHISADGGDEERARLAALVKSVPAVRAFENVDVFGKPDPNTLMGSTNIAAILRAAAVLLKMDEGWDWFLTLSAMDYPLVTQDDLSHVFSSVKRDLNFIDHTSDLGWKEGQRIEPIVVDPGIYLARRTQIFHATEKRPMPDAFKVFTGSPWVVLSRSFLKFCVFGWDNLPRTILIQFEKDQPVLDMIDRKILMRGRNRVTPGAWCKGRQSWLMDPCSQWGNVNVVKPGPQVKIFEESINKLISDWNSELGTCT from the exons ATGGGAGCTGAGAGGAAATGGCTTTTCTCCCTGTTTTCTGCTGCTTTCGTCTCATTTCTCATGTTCTTATCGTTTATTTCGGGATTCAGCTCCACGAATTATAAAGACTTTTCATCCCACAAGCCGTTTGATTCGGCGGTTCTTCGCGGGCCAGGCCATCCCCCGGCTTTTGCCTATTACATTTTCGGTGGACGAGGGGACGGCGAGAGGATTTTCCGTTTGTTGTTAGCGGTGTACCATCCCAGGAATAGGTATTTATTGCATATTTCGGCGGATGGAGGTGATGAGGAGAGAGCGAGGCTGGCGGCATTGGTGAAGTCAGTGCCAGCAGTTCGGGCCTTTGAGAACGTGGATGTATTCGGGAAGCCCGATCCAAATACTTTAATGGGTTCCACTAATATTGCTGCTATTTTGAGGGCTGCAGCTGTTTTGTTGAAGATGGACGAAGGGTGGGATTGGTTTTTAACTCTTAGTGCTATGGATTATCCGTTGGTTACCCAAGATG ACTTGTCCCATGTGTTCTCATCAGTTAAGAGAGACCTGAACTTTATCGATCACACTAGTGACTTGGGTTGGAAAGA GGGTCAAAGAATTGAACCCATTGTAGTTGACCCTGGAATTTACTTGGCTAGAAGGACTCAAATTTTTCACGCAACTGAGAAGCGTCCAATGCCTGATGCTTTCAAGGTTTTCACGG GTTCTCCATGGGTTGTCTTGAGTCGATCCTTCCTCAAATTTTGTGTTTTCGGTTGGGATAATCTTCCGCGAACCATTCTAAT ACAGTTTGAAAAAGATCAGCCAGTGCTAGATATGATTGATAGAAAGATCCTCATGCGTGGACGTAACCGAGTGACGCCTGGTGCTTGGTGCAAAGGTCGACAGAGCTGGTTGATGGATCCATGTTCGCAATGGGGTAATGTGAATGTCGTGAAGCCGGGACCTCAGGTCAAGATTTTTGAAGAGTCCATAAACAAACTTATCAGTGATTGGAACTCAGAGTTAGGTACCTGCACCTGA
- the LOC142543626 gene encoding uncharacterized protein LOC142543626, translating to MASLFQKFQEAVKVLARSPTLPKNGRQLQFQADVNRLFLYTCYNRLGKNAGEADAEEIIDMSSKASLSEQEKQVQENIHEQVGTFCKCMDDILLPDSKLADDTLNLPSGRSTVPQHSGLRLAVGGSTPSPNYPSVPATKPLTLYEVSAKLKDLIGYTLAVKPSQIQHKDAGQGLFVDGEADVGAVIAFYPGVAYSPAYYRYIPGYPRVDLRNPYLITRYDGTVINAQPWGAGGETREIWDHASVSVPKLDTDGGVTGSDRVWKLLSKPLDGTRPGGKGEVLERRNPLAFAQFANHPAKDMTPNAMVCSYDFPLTEKNMRTYIPNVSFGNGDEVRMKKFGTFWFKSWKSSNIISNIPILKSLVLVATRGISNEEVLLNYRLSNLKNRPSWYTPVDEDEDKRRWS from the exons ATGGCGTCTCTCTTTCAGAAATTTCAAGAG GCAGTGAAGGTGCTTGCGAGAAGTCCAACATTACCTAAGAATGGACGGCAACTCCAGTTTCAAGCTGATGTCAATCGCCTTTTTCTTTATACTTG CTATAATCGTTTAGGAAAGAACGCCGGTGAAGCAGATGCCGAAGAAATAATTGACATGTCCAGCAAGGCATCTCTTTCTGAACAAGAGAAACAAGTTCAAGAAAATATTCATGAACAAGTCGGTACTTTTTGCAAATGTATGGATGACATTCTTCTTCCTGATTCAAAACTGGCTGATGACACACTTAACTTACCTTCAGGAAGAAGTACTGTTCCTCAGCACAGTGGTCTTAGACTTGCTGTTGGTGGTAGCACTCCATCACCTAATTATCCTT CTGTTCCTGCAACAAAGCCATTGACGCTGTACGAAGTGTCAGCAAAACTGAAGGATCTCATTGGATACACTCTTGCAGTCAAGCCATCTCAAATTCAACATAAGGATGCCGGCCAAGGTTTATTCGTGGATGGTGAAGCTGATGTAGGTGCTGTAATTGCTTTTTACCCTGGCGTGGCATACTCACCTGCATATTACCGTTATATTCCTGGATATCCTAGAGTTGATTTACGAAACCCATATTTGATCACGAGGTATGATGGAACTGTCATTAATGCTCAGCCTTGGGGTGCTGGTGGTGAAACTCGTGAGATATGGGATCACGCAAGTGTTTCAGTGCCTAAATTAGATACTGATGGTGGTGTGACTGGTTCAGATCGAGTGTGGAAACTTCTCAGTAAACCTCTAGACGGGACGCGGCCAGGGGGTAAAGGAGAAGTTTTGGAGAGGAGAAATCCTCTAGCCTTTGCTCAATTTGCCAACCATCCAGCCAAGGACATGACCCCCAATGCTATGGTTTGCTCCTATGATTTTCCGCTAACTGAGAAGAACATGAGAACGTACATACCAAACGTGTCATTTGGAAATGGGGATGAAGTGAGAATGAAGAAATTCGGCACCTTTTGGTTCAAATCCTGGAAATCAAGCAACATCATATCGAATATTCCTATTCTGAAAAGCCTCGTTCTTGTGGCGACGAGGGGAATTTCTAATGAGGAAGTGCTACTGAATTATCGGTTGAGCAACTTGAAGAATCGACCTTCATGGTACACTCCAGTTGACGAGGACGAGGATAAGAGAAGATGGAGCTAA
- the LOC142543624 gene encoding beta-glucuronosyltransferase GlcAT14A-like isoform X1, with product MGAERKWLFSLFSAAFVSFLMFLSFISGFSSTNYKDFSSHKPFDSAVLRGPGHPPAFAYYIFGGRGDGERIFRLLLAVYHPRNRYLLHISADGGDEERARLAALVKSVPAVRAFENVDVFGKPDPNTLMGSTNIAAILRAAAVLLKMDEGWDWFLTLSAMDYPLVTQDDLSHVFSSVKRDLNFIDHTSDLGWKEGQRIEPIVVDPGIYLARRTQIFHATEKRPMPDAFKVFTGSPWVVLSRSFLKFCVFGWDNLPRTILMYVNNMVLSHEVYFHSVICNTPEFKNTTVNADLRYFVWDDPPKMEPHYLNTSDYDEMAKSGAAFARQFEKDQPVLDMIDRKILMRGRNRVTPGAWCKGRQSWLMDPCSQWGNVNVVKPGPQVKIFEESINKLISDWNSELGTCT from the exons ATGGGAGCTGAGAGGAAATGGCTTTTCTCCCTGTTTTCTGCTGCTTTCGTCTCATTTCTCATGTTCTTATCGTTTATTTCGGGATTCAGCTCCACGAATTATAAAGACTTTTCATCCCACAAGCCGTTTGATTCGGCGGTTCTTCGCGGGCCAGGCCATCCCCCGGCTTTTGCCTATTACATTTTCGGTGGACGAGGGGACGGCGAGAGGATTTTCCGTTTGTTGTTAGCGGTGTACCATCCCAGGAATAGGTATTTATTGCATATTTCGGCGGATGGAGGTGATGAGGAGAGAGCGAGGCTGGCGGCATTGGTGAAGTCAGTGCCAGCAGTTCGGGCCTTTGAGAACGTGGATGTATTCGGGAAGCCCGATCCAAATACTTTAATGGGTTCCACTAATATTGCTGCTATTTTGAGGGCTGCAGCTGTTTTGTTGAAGATGGACGAAGGGTGGGATTGGTTTTTAACTCTTAGTGCTATGGATTATCCGTTGGTTACCCAAGATG ACTTGTCCCATGTGTTCTCATCAGTTAAGAGAGACCTGAACTTTATCGATCACACTAGTGACTTGGGTTGGAAAGA GGGTCAAAGAATTGAACCCATTGTAGTTGACCCTGGAATTTACTTGGCTAGAAGGACTCAAATTTTTCACGCAACTGAGAAGCGTCCAATGCCTGATGCTTTCAAGGTTTTCACGG GTTCTCCATGGGTTGTCTTGAGTCGATCCTTCCTCAAATTTTGTGTTTTCGGTTGGGATAATCTTCCGCGAACCATTCTAATGTATGTTAATAATATGGTCTTGTCCCACGAGGTCTATTTCCATTCTGTTATATGCAATACACCCGAGTTCAAAAATACGACCGTCAATGCCGACTTGAGGTATTTTGTTTGGGACGATCCTCCTAAGATGGAACCCCATTACCTCAACACGTCGGATTATGATGAAATGGCTAAAAGTGGGGCTGCTTTTGCCAGACAGTTTGAAAAAGATCAGCCAGTGCTAGATATGATTGATAGAAAGATCCTCATGCGTGGACGTAACCGAGTGACGCCTGGTGCTTGGTGCAAAGGTCGACAGAGCTGGTTGATGGATCCATGTTCGCAATGGGGTAATGTGAATGTCGTGAAGCCGGGACCTCAGGTCAAGATTTTTGAAGAGTCCATAAACAAACTTATCAGTGATTGGAACTCAGAGTTAGGTACCTGCACCTGA